A window of the Cannabis sativa cultivar Pink pepper isolate KNU-18-1 chromosome X, ASM2916894v1, whole genome shotgun sequence genome harbors these coding sequences:
- the LOC115707477 gene encoding glutamate receptor 2.7: MQYQTKTYLFIFISYKYNSLSLSPKNIIEKIQTEKMMRKNDISRIIVFVFVLFSILCYCPDKLLAQKSSKIEVKVGVIQNLGTDFGKFSLSCINMALKDFYNSNPSYKTRLILHTRDSKSDVVEAAASALDLIKNVKVQAILGPETSMQAHFIIELGNKAQVPIITFSAKSPSLTSLRSPYFFRIAANDSSQVEAIAAIVKAFGWRQVVPIYVDNEYGEGIIPYLTDALQNVDAQVPYRTVIPPTVTDDHISGELYKLMTMQTRVFVLHMLPDLGHRIFAIAEKIGMMGNDYVWIVTDGIADFLGSANSTVLDSMQGVLGFKTHVPKSKELQNFTARWKPQFQRENPTIVNPPLVTFGLWAYDAVFGLAESVEEIGKASNFSFESVNSVNSSTDLGSFGVSRTGFNLSQALSKMRFKGLSGEFKLVNGQLQTSTFEIINVNGNGERKIGFWTVENGLERVLGFGDNKGKSKHSGLNTSLGPIIWPGDSTTAPKGWQIPVNGKKLRIGVPVKEGYKEFVNVSFPFSNDTVSGYSIDVFKAVLEALPYSVSFEFIPFADAFGNAAGTYNDFVYQVFDGKMDAAVGDITIRANRSLYVDFTLPYTESGVYMIVPIKDDRSDNAWAFLKPLTWDLWVTSGCFFIFVGFVVWVLEHRINEDFRGPPYHQIGTSFWYSFSTMVFAHKEKVVSNLGRFVVIIWCFVVLILTQSYTASLTSLLTVQKLQPTINDVNQLLKNKEKVAFQKGSFIEGILKQMGFEDHQFMIYNTPEDLYQLFENGSKKNGIAAAFDETPYIKVFLAKYCSKFTMVEPTFKADGFAFAFPKGSPLVPDISRAILKVTEGKKMKDMEDVWFKKDTNCPDPNNMFSSNSLGLESFWGLFLIAGVASSLALVIYAAMFIYEQRHLLMNSDIEPSIWRRLMAIFKTFDEKDLNSHTFKKNEAGERSVIDLSSPNTNCPPSPSGFSVHTDSSFVYGEQGVSSPNRNVTQPTDQETVVISAVELTCPNQDSRENLNS; this comes from the exons ATGCAATATCAAACCAAAACATACCTTTTTATTTTCATCTCATATAAGTATAattctctctcgctctctcccaaaaatataattgaaaagATCCAAACAGAAAAGATGATGAGAAAAAACGACATCTCAAGGATTAtcgtttttgtttttgtgttgttttcgaTTCTTTGTTATTGTCCAGATAAATTATTGGCCCAAAAAAGTagtaaaatagaagtaaaagttggGGTGATTCAGAATTTGGGGACtgattttggtaaatttagtTTGAGTTGTATAAATATGGCTCTGAAAGATTTTTATAACTCTAATCCTAGTTATAAAACTAGGCTTATTCTTCATACTAGAGACTCCAAATCTGACGTTGTTGAAGCTGCTGCTTCAG ctTTGGATCTAATTAAAAACGTTAAAGTCCAAGCAATTCTAGGCCCAGAAACGTCAATGCAGGCCCATTTCATAATCGAACTGGGAAACAAAGCCCAAGTTCCAATCATAACATTCTCAGCAAAAAGCCCATCTCTAACTTCACTCCGAAGCCCATACTTTTTCCGAATAGCCGCAAACGACTCATCTCAGGTGGAAGCCATTGCCGCCATTGTCAAAGCTTTCGGATGGAGACAAGTAGTCCCCATCTACGTCGACAACGAGTACGGCGAAGGAATCATCCCTTACTTAACTGACGCTTTACAAAACGTCGATGCCCAAGTACCTTACCGGACTGTAATTCCTCCGACCGTCACCGACGACCACATTTCCGGCGAGCTTTACAAGCTCATGACAATGCAGACTAGGGTTTTCGTCCTTCATATGTTGCCTGATCTTGGGCACCGAATTTTTGCCATTGCAGAGAAGATTGGTATGATGGGTAACGATTACGTTTGGATAGTGACCGATGGGATTGCTGATTTTCTTGGCTCGGCTAATTCTACGGTTCTTGATTCGATGCAAGGAGTTTTAGGGTTTAAAACTCACGTACCCAAATCGAAAGAGCTTCAGAATTTTACAGCTCGGTGGAAACCCCAATTTCAACGCGAAAATCCCACCATTGTTAACCCTCCTTTGGTGACTTTTGGGCTTTGGGCATACGACGCCGTTTTCGGATTGGCTGAATCGGTTGAGGAGATTGGTAAAGCTTCGAACTTTAGCTTCGAAAGTGTGAATTCAGTTAACTCTTCTACTGATTTGGGATCTTTTGGGGTTTCTCGAACTGGTTTTAATCTTTCTCAAGCGTTATCTAAGATGAGATTTAAAGGGCTTTCGGGTGAGTTTAAACTCGTTAATGGGCAGTTACAAACTTCAACTTTTGAGATTATTAATGTGAATGGAAATGGTGAAAGAAAGATTGGATTTTGGACAGTTGAGAATGGATTGGAGAGAGTTTTGGGGTTTGGAGATAATAAGGGAAAGAGCAAACACTCTGGTTTGAATACCAGTTTGGGGCCTATAATATGGCCTGGTGATTCGACCACAGCTCCTAAAGGGTGGCAAATTCCGGTGAATGGGAAGAAGTTGAGAATTGGGGTTCCGGTGAAAGAAGGATATAAAGAGTTTGTGAAtgtttcttttcctttctcAAACGACACCGTTTCAGGATACAGTATAGATGTGTTTAAGGCTGTGTTGGAGGCTCTGCCTTACTCTGTTTCATTTGAGTTTATTCCTTTTGCTGATGCTTTTGGCAATGCTGCTGGCACTTACAATGACTTTGTATATCAAGTGTTTGATGGG AAAATGGATGCTGCAGTTGGGGACATAACCATTAGAGCAAATCGGTCATTGTATGTGGATTTCACATTGCCTTACACTGAGTCTGGTGTGTACATGATAGTACCAATTAAGGATGATAGAAGTGATAATGCGTGGGCATTCTTGAAGCCTTTGACTTGGGATCTTTGGGTGACAAGTGGTTGTTTCTTCATTTTTGTTGGTTTTGTAGTATGGGTTCTTGAACACAGAATTAACGAAGATTTTCGTGGACCTCCATACCATCAAATTGGAACAAGCTTTTGGTACTCCTTTTCAACCATGGTTTTTGCACATA AGGAAAAAGTTGTGAGTAACTTGGGAAGGTTTGTAGTGATCATATGGTGTTTTGTAGTGCTCATACTCACCCAAAGTTACACAGCTAGTTTGACCTCACTTTTAACAGTGCAAAAGCTCCAACCAACCATTAATGATGTTAACCAACTCTtgaagaacaaggagaaagttGCTTTTCAAAAGGGTTCTTTTATAGAAGGAATATTGAAACAAATGGGGTTTGAAGATCACCAATTTATGATCTATAACACTCCAGAAGACTTATACCAACTCTTTGAAAATGGGAGTAAAAAAAATGGGATTGCTGCTGCTTTTGATGAAACACCTTATATTAAGGTTTTTCTGGCAAAATATTGCTCCAAGTTTACCATGGTTGAACCAACATTCAAAGCCGACGGCTTTGCTTTT GCTTTTCCGAAAGGCTCTCCTCTTGTTCCAGATATCTCAAGGGCAATACTGAAAGTGACCGAGGGAAAGAAAATGAAGGATATGGAAGATGTGTGGTTCAAGAAAGACACCAATTGTCCGGACCCTAATAACATGTTCTCATCCAACAGTCTTGGTCTCGAAAGCTTTTGGGGACTCTTCCTTATCGCGGGTGTGGCTTCATCATTGGCTCTAGTCATATACGCGGCTATGTTTATCTACGAGCAAAGGCATCTATTGATGAACTCTGACATAGAACCATCGATTTGGAGGAGACTTATGGCTATTTTCAAAACATTCGACGAAAAGGATCTTAACTCGCACACTTTCAAAAAGAATGAAGCGGGAGAAAGGAGTGTCATTGACTTGTCATCGCCGAACACCAATTGCCCGCCAAGTCCTTCTGGGTTTTCAGTCCATACAGATTCAAGCTTTGTGTATGGGGAGCAAGGAGTGTCTTCTCCAAACCGAAATGTTACACAACCAACTGATCAAGAAACTGTTGTTATCTCAGCTGTAGAGCTTACTTGCCCAAATCAAGACTCAAGAGAGAATCTCAACTCTTAG